The Stigmatopora nigra isolate UIUO_SnigA chromosome 23, RoL_Snig_1.1, whole genome shotgun sequence genome includes the window TCGTATAAAATAAAGCTCAACATAACGATATAATGGTTCAGATCCTATTTTTTACTCTTGGTAACAAATTGCTCCTGCGCGGCTTTCTTGGCTTTGACCATCTCCACCAGTTCctgtggaacaaaaaaaaaaaacaaatgttacgCCCGACATGCAGCCACGCGTAAAGGGACACGGGGGTCTCCAAGTGCGCTCCTCTTTGGGCCCCCTATATCCAGCCTGTTTCCCTGGATAGGGGCCCGCGAGGAGTAGAGTTGGGGagccccggccggccggcttgGGAGTTGGCCGTCAGCTCACCTTGTATCGCTTCATACAGTCTTTCTTGTTTCTCCCGGGGACGGCGTCGGCAATCTTCTCCCAGCGTTCGGGTGTGCTGACGGGGTAGGTCTTGAGGGCCTGTTCTAGAAGCTTCTGTTCTTCTGTGGTCCAGGGCGCCGCACTCCCATCGCCACCTGGGGGAATGGAAGACTCCAATCGGTGTTTGTCGGGCAGAGTCGGCCGGCCAAACGCTTTCCCGGTGAAGTGAGTGACCTTCGAAACGCTCCGAGGGCACGGCGTTGTCTACGGTGGGGGGCACGGCATTATGCTCCTTCCTGAATTTCTCAAAAGCTTTTTTGTTGACGTCGTCTTTCTGCAACGGATCTGAGGACGACGCATTTGAGCTTGAAATTCCACAGAGAAGAAAAGAGCTTGGGCGTTTGTGGACGAGTTACCAAGCCTCTGCAAACTCTTGGCTTTGTTGATGACGTCTTTGGCCGTTCTCTTCATGCCGCTCGTCGAGTGGATATTCATGTAGTTGGCGATGACCTCCCATCTAAAAAGGcaacaaaatacacattgaTATGTGCTGTGCCGTATCAATGAAAtccattttaaagtaaaaaaaaaaaaaagagtgacagTGGAGCAAAGGGCAAAGAAAATACCTGGCATTGGTTCCAGCCGGGAAGAGGTTGACGGCCTTAATGAGCAGCTGGAGATCTTCCTCGTTCCAACCTTTGCCGGCGCCCCCTCcggttcctcctcctcctcctcctcctccgccggcgGCCTGGTCTCCGCTCCTGGAGGCCTGCATGGCCTGGACTTCGGCGTCCCGCTCCTTCTGGAGCTGCGTGTTCACCTCCCGTACCTGAGGACAAGAATCAAGTTTTCAAGTTTCCAAGTTTTTAGCTCCCTAGTAGTTTTGTCAATGCCATTGTCTATCCCCCTTTCTTCCCTTCCTTTACCTGCTTCTCCACGGCAATCTTACTGTCCTCCTTGGAAGCCGAGGCCAGTATTTCGTTGAGGCACTGCAGGCTGGCCAGTTCCAGCCTATCGCACAGCTTCTCCACGTCCTCCATCATCTTGACATTTTCAGTCTCGTTGTGCGCAAAATAATTCCAGTTCTGCGGGGTGACAGATGACCTCCCATTTCCGCTCATCGCTCCCAAAGACGAAAGCTTTGTCAACCTTGCAGGACGTCCGGAGCTTCTGCCGCTCCTTTTTAATGGCCCTCTTCTGGATGTCCTTCTCTTTTTTGGCCAGCTGGGCCGCCTGcttggcttcttcttcttctttctccttGGCCAGGCGAGCCGCCTCCGCCTCGGCGACTCGGACCTGGAGAAAAAGCCCCGGGAAAGCTTTAGCGGTGGATGGTCCGGCCCCGAGCTTTCCATTTCCGGGCCAAGGGTCCCGAACTCACTCGCTCCTTTTCCTCGTGCTCTCGCTTCTTGGCTTCGGCTCTTGCCTTCTTCTCGGACTCCTTGCGGGCCTTCTCCTCGTCTTTGAATTTCTTTATCCGCGGATCGCAAGTGTAGGCGGTATCTGCGGGGGATGAAACGCAACGTGGGTCGGTTGGCCCGGGGCCATTCCCGCGCGTGGCGCCCCGGAATCATTTGCCGTCTCTGTACCAACTAGTGTTCGAATTCTGTTCATCTCCTCTTTCTTCCTCTGAGCTCTAGAGGCCCGATTTTGCTTCTCGATCCATCTCCTCTCATCTCGACTAGACGGGGCAATAAAAGAAAGGGCGGTGAGCGGGCGCTAGGCGGAGCGGCCGAAAAACAAGCTTACCACTCGGCCTTGTCCTTCTCCTCTTCGTCCAAGTGCGAGAATTCCCTCCAAGAATCAAAATTGTACCTACGGGGGCCCGGGAATATGGCGGAAGCTCGTAAGCGTGTGGTTAAACGGCGTGCGGTCACAGATGATGATGAACGCGTGTCAAGACATACCAAAAGGAGTAGAAGTTATCCACTTCTTCAAAGGAAGACTCCATGGAGCCGAGTTTGGGCACGTGCTTTTTGGACGACCATCGGGAATTGCGCTCAAAGACGGCCGGAAAGACCCGGAAAAAGTTTTCTTTGCCTTCGCCTTTGGACGGGACGCCGTTGTCGAATGTGGGATCCACGCTGTCGAAGGCTCGCCTCTTCACCGGGTCCGAAAGCGTTTCTATAGCTGCCGAGGCGCGGAAAAGCGGCATGAGCGGCCACGACGGATCAAAACGTAGCCGGCCACCGACCTACCTTTAGTGATACACGTGAAATAATCATTGTCGCCTTCGGAGATCTGCTCTCCCGCGGCTTTCCTCTTGTCGGGATGGTGCTTTAACACGATGGCTTTGTCTGGGGAGGAACAGAGAACAGTgcttgctagctagctagctacgtAGCGTGCcgggcaaacaaaaaaaaggaaagaaaaacactcCCGTGGTCTACTTACGGGCGGCTTTGATCTGTTTCTGAGTGGCTTTGTATCTCAAGTGCGGAAGACCGAGAACGGCGTAGTGATCTTGATTCTAGAAACAAGTGATCAGATGATACCCATGAGCTGGTGATTATTGACAGAGTTTGGAGTTTGCAAGCTAGGCGGTGTTTGCCTTCAAACGCGGAATTACAAGCCTTTCTTTCTCCTTAGCCTGACATTGTACTAGAAATCTTGACAATACGATCCATTTGAAGAATTGCCCATTCTCGTGTCGTGGTTTGTTTACGTTACACACCTTACAATCCTTTGGATCTAGCGTCCGGAGGTTTGGATGCTCTTCCAGTTGAAAGTCCTCATCTTCCGACTCCTCCGAGGATGAAGACTCCTCTTCCAACTCCTGGAAGGAGGTCGACAAGTTCCTGCATCTCCTCTTCACATAGGCTTCGAACCAGCGACCCACGGGCTCAACTAGAACCACCACGGAGGCTAATGGAGGGAAAACGATTCCAAATTCCAGTTAGATACATGAATCACTTTATGGCATCTACTAGATCAATATACACAAGTACAACGGTTATGAAGTAGCTCTTGTATTTTGAATGAGCAAAACACGTCATCGTGACAGAGAAGATGATATCGTGCTAACAATATTATCTGTCACACTAAGAAATATAATGCAGCATTTTCATGCACGAGTGGGTTGCTGTGATGTAACCATGTATGTCATTACTATGTTAATAAATGCAGCCCCCGAACCCCCAACAACTCATTTTCTATACGGGGTTAGCTCAGTATTTACTGTCTGATTTCGAATACATTGCTGACAATCTCTATTATGCTA containing:
- the dnajc2 gene encoding dnaJ homolog subfamily C member 2 encodes the protein MILVAVDGHETTVFKAVAASVVVLVEPVGRWFEAYVKRRCRNLSTSFQELEEESSSSEESEDEDFQLEEHPNLRTLDPKDCKNQDHYAVLGLPHLRYKATQKQIKAAHKAIVLKHHPDKRKAAGEQISEGDNDYFTCITKAIETLSDPVKRRAFDSVDPTFDNGVPSKGEGKENFFRVFPAVFERNSRWSSKKHVPKLGSMESSFEEVDNFYSFWYNFDSWREFSHLDEEEKDKAECRDERRWIEKQNRASRAQRKKEEMNRIRTLVDTAYTCDPRIKKFKDEEKARKESEKKARAEAKKREHEEKERVRVAEAEAARLAKEKEEEEAKQAAQLAKKEKDIQKRAIKKERQKLRTSCKNWNYFAHNETENVKMMEDVEKLCDRLELASLQCLNEILASASKEDSKIAVEKQVREVNTQLQKERDAEVQAMQASRSGDQAAGGGGGGGGGTGGGAGKGWNEEDLQLLIKAVNLFPAGTNARWEVIANYMNIHSTSGMKRTAKDVINKAKSLQRLDPLQKDDVNKKAFEKFRKEHNAVPPTVDNAVPSERFEGGDGSAAPWTTEEQKLLEQALKTYPVSTPERWEKIADAVPGRNKKDCMKRYKELVEMVKAKKAAQEQFVTKSKK